Proteins encoded by one window of Actinocorallia herbida:
- a CDS encoding GNAT family N-acetyltransferase yields MRGWPVTLTEGPVGLRPLRLRDAATWRDVRVRNAEWLRPWEPTNPETPLFRSGLGPYYSMIHTMRREARNGLSLPWVVTYDDVFVGQITVGAIVWGSARSAQVGYWVDRAYAGRGITPTAVALAVDHAFFTVGLHRVEAAIRPENAASRRVVEKLGFRDEGVRRRQLHIDGAWRDHICYALTSEDVPDGLAARWRARSARH; encoded by the coding sequence ATGCGAGGCTGGCCGGTCACGTTGACCGAAGGGCCGGTGGGGTTGCGGCCCCTGCGGTTGCGGGACGCGGCGACATGGCGGGACGTCAGGGTGCGCAACGCCGAGTGGCTGCGGCCCTGGGAGCCCACCAACCCCGAGACGCCGCTGTTCCGCAGCGGTCTCGGCCCGTACTACAGCATGATCCACACGATGCGGCGGGAAGCGCGCAACGGGCTCTCGCTGCCCTGGGTCGTCACCTACGACGACGTCTTCGTGGGGCAGATCACGGTCGGCGCGATCGTGTGGGGCTCGGCCCGCAGCGCCCAGGTCGGCTACTGGGTCGACCGCGCCTACGCCGGGCGCGGCATCACCCCGACCGCCGTCGCCCTCGCCGTCGATCACGCCTTCTTCACCGTCGGGCTGCACCGGGTGGAGGCCGCGATCCGGCCCGAGAACGCCGCGTCCCGGCGGGTCGTGGAGAAGCTCGGCTTCCGCGACGAGGGGGTGCGCCGTCGCCAGCTGCACATCGACGGGGCGTGGCGCGACCACATCTGCTACGCCCTGACGTCTGAGGACGTACCGGACGGACTGGCCGCCCGATGGCGGGCGAGGAGCGCACGGCACTAA